The following are encoded together in the Lathyrus oleraceus cultivar Zhongwan6 chromosome 3, CAAS_Psat_ZW6_1.0, whole genome shotgun sequence genome:
- the LOC127128413 gene encoding uncharacterized protein LOC127128413 isoform X2, which yields MAGTRDHILFLINLLGQVLAKVLMKVIFLLMELVLAMTYTLSFAGIFKEHPQLVKNDFYITGESNARHYIPALASRVHKGDKNKEGIIINFKGFAIGLWSIWNWLK from the exons ATGGCTGGGACAAG GGATCATATACTATTTTTGATCAACCTATTGGGACAGGTTTTAGCTAAAGTTCTGATGAAGGTGATATTCCTACTGATGGAACTGGTGTTAGCAATGACTTATACGCTTTCTTTTGCAG GCATTTTTAAGGAACACCCTCAATTGGTTAAAAATGACTTTTATATTACCGGAGAATCAAATGCTAGACACTATATTCCAGCTCTCGCATCCCGGGTTCACAAAGGAGACAAAAACAAAGAAGGAATTATTATAAACTTCAAG GGTTTTGCCATTGGTTTATGGAGTATTTGGAATTGGTTGAAGTGA
- the LOC127128413 gene encoding uncharacterized protein LOC127128413 isoform X1 → MAGTRDHILFLINLLGQVLAKVLMKVIFLLMELVLAMTYTLSFAGIFKEHPQLVKNDFYITGESNARHYIPALASRVHKGDKNKEGIIINFKVLQYPNVAFDSDSFPNERS, encoded by the exons ATGGCTGGGACAAG GGATCATATACTATTTTTGATCAACCTATTGGGACAGGTTTTAGCTAAAGTTCTGATGAAGGTGATATTCCTACTGATGGAACTGGTGTTAGCAATGACTTATACGCTTTCTTTTGCAG GCATTTTTAAGGAACACCCTCAATTGGTTAAAAATGACTTTTATATTACCGGAGAATCAAATGCTAGACACTATATTCCAGCTCTCGCATCCCGGGTTCACAAAGGAGACAAAAACAAAGAAGGAATTATTATAAACTTCAAGGTCTTACAATATCCTAATGTTGCATTTGACAGTGATTCTTTCCCAAATGAAAGATCTTAA